The proteins below come from a single Caulobacter segnis ATCC 21756 genomic window:
- a CDS encoding HWE histidine kinase domain-containing protein, which produces MTSVLRGLERMNLTPRTLREWLLVASLALIYCAGAVISLRWAVVPGAGTAFWPSAGIALAAVAYYGPRVWLGALLGRLLTFWVMAAPQPLWTQLVIATATALGALVPVLVLNRLKTNAMLDSLPSALWLVIGAGAGGATISAGAGALMLLLSGSAPGKVDQAFVNWWFGFLTGVLTFAPVFLTWRGALERWSPTRIGHLSLICVATGALAYLIFLRGEGAYSRAWFVFPLLVWAGLAFDARGAALASLLVSLCAFVGTLQGGGPFHNAEPSGGILLTQQFVAVMASTTLILAAVASERRGREALERSESRYKAESAALAVLNETGAVIAAELDLERAVQVVIDAGAALTRARYAAFFYTAPDTQGQSMMLYALSGAPRSAFEAFGHPRPTEVFAPTFEGSATVRSGDITQDPRYGHNAPHFGMPKGHLPVRSYLAVPVRSRSGEIIGGLFFGHSDPDVFDERAQWLAEGVASHAAIAIDNARLYQSAQAELAQRRRAEELQRLLINELNHRVKNTLATVQSLAAQTLRSSDDLATAREAFDRRLMALSATHNLLTQSSWTSAELGDLVRQAAEPFVADRFIAEGPSVSLSPARSLALSMALHELSTNALKYGALSAPDGVIRVTWRVAAGQLDFLWAEEGGPPVVAPTRRGFGTRLISQALARELRGKVRLEHDPAGVRCEISFPLDADDAPGPAEPLPAV; this is translated from the coding sequence GTGACGTCGGTCCTCCGCGGGCTCGAGCGCATGAACCTGACGCCCCGCACCCTTCGCGAATGGCTGCTGGTCGCCAGTCTGGCGCTGATCTATTGCGCCGGCGCGGTGATCAGCCTGCGCTGGGCCGTGGTGCCCGGGGCCGGGACCGCGTTCTGGCCATCGGCCGGGATCGCCCTGGCGGCGGTGGCCTATTACGGACCGCGCGTGTGGCTGGGCGCGCTGCTGGGCCGTCTGCTGACCTTCTGGGTGATGGCCGCGCCGCAGCCGCTGTGGACGCAGTTGGTGATCGCCACGGCGACGGCGCTGGGCGCGCTGGTCCCCGTCCTGGTCCTCAACCGCCTGAAGACCAACGCCATGCTCGACAGCCTGCCCAGCGCCCTGTGGCTGGTGATCGGCGCGGGCGCCGGCGGGGCGACCATCTCGGCCGGCGCGGGGGCGCTGATGCTGCTGCTCAGCGGCTCGGCGCCGGGCAAGGTGGACCAGGCCTTCGTCAACTGGTGGTTCGGCTTCCTGACCGGGGTGCTGACCTTCGCGCCCGTGTTTCTGACCTGGCGTGGCGCGCTGGAGCGCTGGTCGCCAACGCGTATCGGCCATCTGTCGCTGATCTGCGTGGCGACGGGCGCCCTGGCCTATCTGATCTTCCTGCGGGGCGAGGGGGCCTACTCGCGAGCCTGGTTCGTCTTTCCGTTGCTGGTCTGGGCGGGCCTGGCCTTCGACGCGCGCGGCGCGGCCCTGGCCTCCCTGCTGGTCAGCCTCTGCGCGTTCGTCGGGACGCTGCAGGGCGGCGGGCCCTTCCACAACGCCGAACCGTCCGGCGGTATCCTGCTGACCCAGCAGTTCGTGGCGGTGATGGCCTCGACCACCCTGATCCTGGCCGCCGTCGCCAGCGAGCGGCGCGGCCGCGAGGCGCTGGAACGCAGCGAAAGCCGGTACAAGGCCGAGAGCGCGGCCCTGGCGGTGCTCAACGAGACCGGCGCGGTGATCGCCGCCGAGCTCGACCTGGAGCGCGCGGTCCAGGTGGTGATCGACGCCGGCGCGGCCCTGACCCGCGCGCGCTACGCGGCGTTCTTCTACACCGCGCCGGACACCCAGGGGCAGTCGATGATGCTCTACGCCCTGTCGGGGGCGCCGCGCTCGGCGTTCGAGGCGTTCGGCCATCCCCGGCCCACCGAGGTCTTCGCTCCGACCTTCGAGGGCAGCGCCACGGTGCGCTCGGGCGACATCACCCAGGACCCCCGCTACGGCCACAACGCGCCGCACTTCGGCATGCCCAAGGGCCATCTGCCGGTGCGCAGCTACCTGGCTGTGCCGGTCCGCTCGCGCTCGGGCGAGATCATCGGCGGGCTGTTCTTCGGCCACTCCGATCCCGACGTGTTCGACGAGCGCGCCCAATGGCTGGCCGAGGGCGTGGCCTCGCACGCGGCGATCGCCATCGACAACGCCCGCCTCTACCAGTCGGCCCAGGCCGAGCTGGCGCAGCGCCGCCGCGCGGAAGAGCTGCAGCGCCTGCTGATCAACGAGCTGAACCACCGGGTGAAGAACACCTTGGCCACGGTGCAATCGCTGGCGGCCCAGACCCTGCGCTCGTCGGACGACCTGGCCACGGCGCGCGAGGCCTTCGACCGCCGCCTGATGGCCTTGTCGGCCACCCACAACCTGCTGACCCAATCCAGCTGGACCAGCGCCGAGCTCGGCGACCTGGTGCGGCAGGCCGCCGAGCCGTTCGTCGCCGACCGCTTCATCGCCGAGGGGCCGTCGGTGAGCCTCTCGCCCGCGCGGTCGCTGGCCCTGTCCATGGCGCTGCACGAGCTCAGCACCAACGCGCTCAAGTACGGAGCGCTGAGCGCGCCCGATGGTGTGATCCGCGTGACGTGGCGCGTGGCGGCGGGGCAGTTGGATTTCCTCTGGGCGGAAGAGGGCGGCCCGCCCGTCGTCGCCCCGACCCGCCGGGGATTCGGCACGCGCCTGATCTCGCAGGCCTTGGCTCGCGAACTGCGCGGCAAGGTGCGCCTGGAGCATGACCCCGCCGGGGTGCGCTGCGAGATCAGCTTCCCACTCGACGCAGACGACGCGCCGGGGCCGGCGGAGCCTCTGCCGGCGGTGTAG
- the uvrB gene encoding excinuclease ABC subunit UvrB — protein MPRSQNPGVSDVSAPFVMDNLEGAVADVAAGVMPMLWTPHRPARPDKTEGGRKFKLVSEYQPAGDQPTAIAELVQGIESGDQDQVLLGVTGSGKTFTMAKVIEATQRPALILAPNKTLAAQLYSEMKSFFPENAVEYFVSYYDYYQPEAYVPRTDTYIEKDSSINEQIDRMRHSATRAILERDDVIVVASVSCIYGIGSVETYTAMTFTLEVGQKVDEKQLIADLVAQQYKRNDQAFERGAFRRRGDTIEIFPAHYEDRAWRVTMFGDEVEALSEFDTLTGKKTADLEMIKVYANSHHVTPRPTLRQAIIAIRQELKERLEWLTANGKLLEAQRLEQRTTFDLEMIETTGSCAGIENYSRYLSGRKPGEPPPTFFEYIPDNALLFTDESHQTVPQIGAMYKGDRNRKWTLAEYGFRLPSALDNRPLKFEEWDAMRPQSVHVSATPANWEMERAGGVFAEQVIRPTGLIDPPVEVRPVSKDGASQVDDVVDEIRQTIQKGYRTLVTVLTKKMAEDLTEYLNEQGIRVRYMHSDVDTLERIEIIRDLRLGHFDVLVGINLLREGLDIPECGLVAILDADKEGFLRSETSLIQTIGRAARNIDGKVILYADRITGSMERAMAETARRREKQHAYNLEHGITPESVKRDIKDILNSPYERGDRVLVPMGMSETDDRPFSGDNFKAALKDLEAKMREAAANLEFETAARLRDEIKRMKLMDLEFANEVLAATGDEVDKAAPKRLRAEIREEKAAEFRKKRR, from the coding sequence ATGCCTCGCAGCCAGAACCCCGGCGTTTCGGACGTCTCCGCGCCCTTCGTCATGGACAACCTTGAGGGCGCCGTCGCCGACGTGGCGGCCGGCGTCATGCCCATGCTCTGGACCCCGCACCGCCCCGCGCGGCCGGACAAGACCGAGGGCGGGCGCAAGTTCAAGCTGGTCAGCGAGTACCAGCCCGCCGGCGACCAGCCGACCGCCATCGCCGAACTGGTGCAGGGCATCGAGAGCGGCGACCAGGATCAGGTGCTGCTGGGCGTCACCGGCTCGGGCAAGACCTTCACCATGGCCAAGGTCATCGAGGCCACCCAGCGCCCGGCGCTGATCCTGGCCCCGAACAAGACCCTGGCCGCCCAGCTCTACAGCGAGATGAAGTCGTTCTTCCCGGAGAACGCGGTCGAGTACTTCGTCAGCTACTACGACTACTACCAGCCCGAGGCCTACGTGCCCCGGACCGACACCTATATCGAGAAGGACAGCTCGATTAACGAGCAGATCGACCGGATGCGCCACTCGGCCACGCGGGCGATCCTGGAGCGCGACGACGTCATCGTCGTGGCCTCGGTGAGCTGCATCTACGGCATCGGCTCGGTCGAGACCTACACCGCCATGACCTTCACCCTGGAGGTCGGGCAGAAGGTCGACGAGAAGCAGCTGATCGCCGACCTCGTGGCCCAGCAGTACAAGCGCAACGACCAGGCCTTCGAGCGCGGCGCGTTCCGCCGCCGCGGCGACACCATCGAGATCTTCCCCGCCCACTACGAGGACCGCGCCTGGCGCGTGACCATGTTCGGCGACGAGGTCGAGGCCCTGTCCGAGTTCGACACCCTGACCGGCAAGAAGACGGCCGATCTGGAGATGATCAAGGTCTACGCCAACAGCCACCACGTCACCCCGCGCCCCACCCTGCGCCAGGCGATCATCGCCATCCGCCAGGAGCTGAAGGAGCGGCTCGAGTGGCTGACCGCCAACGGCAAGCTCCTGGAAGCCCAGCGCCTGGAGCAGCGCACGACCTTCGATCTGGAGATGATCGAGACCACCGGCTCGTGCGCCGGCATCGAGAACTACAGCCGCTACCTGTCGGGCCGCAAACCCGGCGAGCCGCCGCCGACCTTCTTCGAATACATCCCCGACAACGCCCTGCTTTTCACCGACGAGAGCCACCAGACGGTTCCGCAGATCGGCGCCATGTACAAGGGCGACCGCAACCGCAAATGGACGCTTGCGGAGTACGGCTTCCGCCTGCCCTCGGCCCTGGATAACCGCCCCCTCAAGTTCGAGGAGTGGGACGCCATGCGCCCGCAGTCGGTGCACGTGTCCGCCACCCCGGCCAACTGGGAGATGGAGCGCGCCGGCGGCGTCTTCGCCGAGCAGGTCATCCGCCCGACCGGCCTGATCGACCCGCCTGTCGAGGTGCGCCCGGTCTCCAAGGACGGCGCCAGCCAGGTCGACGACGTGGTCGACGAGATCCGCCAGACCATCCAGAAGGGCTACCGCACCCTGGTCACCGTGCTGACCAAGAAGATGGCCGAGGACCTGACCGAGTACCTGAACGAACAGGGCATCCGCGTCCGCTACATGCACAGCGACGTCGATACCCTGGAGCGGATCGAGATCATCCGCGATCTGCGCCTGGGCCACTTCGACGTGCTGGTGGGCATCAACCTGCTGCGCGAAGGCCTCGACATCCCCGAGTGCGGCCTGGTGGCCATCCTCGACGCCGACAAGGAAGGCTTCCTGCGCTCGGAGACCTCGCTGATCCAGACGATCGGCCGGGCCGCGCGGAACATCGACGGCAAGGTCATCCTCTACGCCGACCGGATCACCGGCTCGATGGAGCGGGCCATGGCCGAGACCGCTCGCCGCCGCGAGAAGCAGCACGCCTACAATCTCGAGCACGGCATCACGCCCGAGAGCGTCAAGCGCGACATCAAGGACATCCTCAACAGCCCCTACGAGCGCGGCGACCGCGTGCTGGTGCCGATGGGCATGTCCGAGACCGACGACCGGCCGTTCAGCGGCGACAACTTCAAGGCCGCGCTCAAGGACCTGGAGGCCAAGATGCGCGAGGCCGCCGCCAACCTCGAGTTCGAGACCGCCGCCCGCCTGCGCGACGAGATCAAGCGCATGAAGCTGATGGACCTGGAGTTCGCCAACGAGGTCCTGGCCGCCACCGGCGACGAGGTCGACAAGGCCGCGCCCAAGCGCCTGCGCGCCGAGATCCGCGAGGAGAAGGCCGCCGAGTTCCGCAAGAAGCGGCGCTAG
- a CDS encoding DUF1697 domain-containing protein has translation MSLHIALLRGVNATGGRLITGDELTGLLTDLGHTEVRMAPKVGDLVFESGERTGAELQTQIETELMARLGLRTDVYVRTAEAWRALIAANPFPDFAAANPGWLMTLFCKDTPDKKAMGALRAAIRGTEQARAENRQIYAIYPDGVGGSKLTNSLVEKTLGTRITGRTWTAVLALAEMLEPI, from the coding sequence ATGTCCCTCCACATCGCCCTGCTGCGCGGCGTCAACGCCACCGGAGGTCGCTTGATCACCGGCGACGAGTTGACGGGCCTGCTGACCGATCTCGGCCACACCGAAGTCCGCATGGCCCCCAAGGTCGGCGACCTGGTGTTCGAGAGCGGCGAGCGCACGGGCGCGGAACTTCAGACCCAGATCGAAACCGAGCTTATGGCGCGCCTGGGCCTGCGCACCGATGTCTATGTCCGCACCGCCGAAGCCTGGCGGGCCTTGATCGCGGCAAACCCGTTCCCGGACTTCGCGGCGGCCAATCCGGGCTGGCTGATGACTCTGTTCTGCAAGGACACACCCGACAAAAAGGCTATGGGCGCCCTGCGCGCGGCGATCCGGGGGACCGAGCAAGCGCGCGCTGAAAACCGCCAGATCTATGCGATCTACCCCGACGGAGTCGGCGGCTCGAAACTGACCAACAGCCTGGTCGAGAAGACCCTCGGCACGCGGATCACGGGGCGGACGTGGACGGCGGTGCTGGCGCTCGCCGAGATGCTTGAGCCGATCTAG